In Priestia megaterium NBRC 15308 = ATCC 14581, the following proteins share a genomic window:
- a CDS encoding glycerophosphodiester phosphodiesterase: MKKYLAGLSAVALLCCSIASSAFARTEEKLTNIAHRGASAYAPENTMAAFHQALEMNADYIELDVQQSKDGVLVIMHDRTVDRTTNGSGRVRELTYAELQRLDAGSWKEDSFANEKIPTLSQVLDEFQGKIGILIELKAPELYPGIEKKVAIEINKRKLDHVIIQSFNVSSMKKMHELLPNVPIGILTSSQRDTNPNSIQQFAAFATYFNPSYDILTPALIHQVHSAGMKISPWSGTKRLPASFLWKTKSDGVITNYPDEVNWVQTSTKIGKTIHASSASHTARLIGVKK; the protein is encoded by the coding sequence ATGAAAAAATATTTAGCTGGTCTAAGCGCAGTAGCCTTGTTATGCTGTTCGATTGCCTCTTCTGCTTTTGCACGCACGGAAGAAAAACTTACGAACATTGCCCACCGAGGAGCCTCTGCTTACGCACCTGAAAATACAATGGCTGCTTTTCATCAAGCACTAGAAATGAATGCAGATTACATTGAACTTGACGTGCAACAAAGCAAAGACGGTGTACTCGTTATTATGCACGACCGTACCGTAGACCGAACGACAAACGGAAGCGGACGCGTTCGAGAGTTAACGTACGCTGAGCTTCAGCGCTTGGATGCAGGAAGCTGGAAAGAGGATTCTTTTGCGAATGAAAAAATTCCAACTCTTTCACAAGTGTTAGATGAATTTCAAGGGAAAATCGGTATATTAATAGAGTTAAAAGCCCCGGAACTTTATCCTGGAATTGAAAAAAAAGTAGCTATTGAAATCAACAAGCGAAAGCTCGATCACGTTATCATTCAGTCTTTTAACGTTTCATCCATGAAAAAAATGCATGAGCTTCTCCCAAACGTTCCTATAGGCATATTAACTTCTTCACAGCGAGATACAAACCCAAACTCAATCCAGCAATTCGCCGCTTTTGCCACTTACTTTAACCCGTCCTATGACATCCTAACGCCTGCTCTCATCCACCAAGTCCATTCTGCCGGAATGAAAATATCGCCGTGGTCTGGAACCAAGCGGCTTCCCGCTTCATTTTTGTGGAAAACAAAAAGTGACGGAGTGATTACGAATTATCCCGATGAAGTGAATTGGGTGCAAACATCAACAAAAATAGGGAAAACCATTCACGCAAGCTCCGCGAGCCACACTGCTCGCTTAATTGGTGTAAAAAAGTAA
- a CDS encoding carbon-nitrogen hydrolase family protein yields the protein MRQLKIALAQLRSNLHDKDKNLKRVFGTMEAAKDQGADFVLFPELFLTGFLLNEQVEELAESVEGELITKVKKYAKELQIGVILGFPERHHFKIYNSAVFINKKGEIVGTYRKIHLFDHENLYFTSGDSIPVFDTPQGKFGVMITYDMEFPEVARILALKGAEVVFVLCANMIPYEHHQHVYLRSRALENHIFIAAANKVGLEDDYVYFGESEVINPNGHCVFKSLNNEDLAIVDIDLSSSANSKEILNYLNNRKSNLYRREGL from the coding sequence ATGCGTCAATTAAAAATTGCATTAGCCCAGCTTAGAAGCAATTTGCATGATAAAGATAAAAATTTAAAGAGAGTTTTTGGAACGATGGAAGCGGCTAAAGATCAAGGTGCGGATTTTGTGTTATTCCCTGAATTATTTTTGACTGGTTTTTTGTTAAATGAACAGGTGGAGGAATTAGCTGAATCAGTAGAAGGAGAATTAATCACGAAAGTTAAAAAATATGCTAAAGAATTACAAATAGGAGTTATTCTTGGTTTTCCGGAAAGACACCACTTTAAAATATATAATTCCGCTGTATTTATTAATAAGAAAGGTGAGATAGTAGGAACTTATCGTAAAATTCACCTTTTTGATCATGAAAATTTATATTTTACTTCTGGAGATAGTATACCAGTCTTTGATACACCTCAAGGAAAGTTTGGAGTAATGATTACATATGATATGGAATTTCCTGAAGTGGCGCGAATTCTAGCATTAAAAGGAGCCGAAGTCGTCTTTGTTCTTTGTGCGAACATGATTCCTTACGAGCATCATCAGCACGTTTATTTGAGGTCAAGAGCTTTAGAAAATCATATTTTTATTGCAGCTGCTAATAAAGTTGGATTAGAAGACGACTATGTCTATTTTGGTGAAAGTGAAGTTATTAATCCTAATGGGCACTGTGTGTTTAAATCTCTTAATAATGAGGACCTTGCGATTGTTGACATAGACCTATCGTCTTCGGCAAATTCAAAGGAAATCTTAAACTATTTGAATAATCGAAAGTCAAATTTATACAGGAGAGAAGGGTTATAA
- a CDS encoding sigma-54 interaction domain-containing protein has protein sequence MRNSSIGTCESIVVIINHEGRIGTVSINNKQTSHLSLFQENMLFEEVQWKKVFTAAPSDSTQLLSTYEGRTFLFTLHLVQANSYINQIVTLTNISQSMFNPYSNEDQHKTDELIMESSAMKRISKIIKTIAHVGSTVLLLGESGVGKSQIAKFIHSTSTRSTQPFISVNCGAIPESLIESELFGYEEGTFTGGKKGGKVGLFEAAHKGTIFLDEIAEFPLNLQAKLLGVLQENAVRKVGSTEEKKVDVRVIAATNKNLQELVEEKLFREDLFYRLNVVPLTIPPLREREKDIHILIDHFLFKYNTKYHLRKEINDEVKQELIQYKWPGNIRELENTIERIVVTNMTEKEVLEEKNIREKGWSFSPKAPMSLKEAKRQVEKELILKAYGEYNSTYKVAEVLQVDQSTISKKLKVYKKEGF, from the coding sequence ATGAGGAATTCTTCAATAGGTACCTGCGAATCAATAGTAGTCATCATAAATCATGAAGGACGCATTGGTACCGTATCTATCAATAATAAACAAACCAGTCACTTATCGCTGTTTCAAGAAAATATGTTATTTGAAGAAGTTCAGTGGAAAAAGGTCTTTACTGCTGCTCCAAGTGACTCTACTCAGTTATTAAGTACCTATGAGGGAAGAACCTTTCTGTTTACTCTTCACCTTGTCCAAGCGAACTCTTACATAAATCAAATCGTGACATTAACGAATATATCTCAAAGCATGTTTAATCCTTATTCGAATGAAGATCAGCATAAAACCGATGAGTTGATTATGGAATCATCTGCTATGAAACGAATTAGTAAAATTATAAAAACAATTGCTCATGTAGGCTCCACTGTTCTTCTACTAGGTGAATCGGGAGTAGGCAAAAGTCAAATTGCTAAATTTATTCATAGTACTAGTACACGTTCAACGCAGCCTTTTATTTCTGTTAATTGTGGTGCTATTCCAGAGAGTTTAATCGAATCAGAGCTATTTGGGTATGAAGAAGGAACTTTTACAGGCGGAAAAAAAGGAGGAAAGGTCGGCTTATTTGAGGCTGCTCATAAAGGAACAATTTTTCTAGATGAAATTGCGGAATTTCCTTTAAACCTACAAGCAAAACTGCTAGGTGTTTTGCAAGAAAACGCGGTGCGAAAAGTAGGAAGTACAGAGGAAAAGAAAGTAGATGTGCGAGTAATTGCTGCAACAAATAAAAATCTACAGGAGCTTGTTGAGGAAAAATTATTTCGTGAAGATTTGTTCTATAGGCTTAATGTCGTACCGCTCACGATTCCACCTCTTAGAGAGCGAGAAAAGGACATACATATCTTAATTGATCATTTTCTTTTTAAATATAATACAAAATATCATCTTCGAAAAGAAATTAATGATGAAGTAAAACAAGAGCTTATCCAATATAAATGGCCTGGGAACATAAGGGAATTGGAAAACACGATAGAAAGAATTGTCGTCACAAATATGACTGAAAAAGAAGTTCTAGAAGAAAAAAATATACGTGAAAAAGGTTGGTCATTTTCTCCTAAAGCACCAATGTCTTTGAAAGAAGCTAAAAGACAAGTAGAAAAAGAATTAATTTTAAAAGCTTACGGTGAATACAACAGTACTTACAAAGTAGCAGAAGTATTGCAGGTTGATCAGTCTACTATTTCAAAAAAATTAAAAGTGTACAAAAAAGAAGGTTTTTAA
- a CDS encoding carbon-nitrogen hydrolase family protein — MNITIAQFCPVLGNKKENIRKINDCIKQAASEQADLVVFPELCLTGYFIWDDIKELAESVSGESLQLFQQSCRDHSIHAVISFPEVTINGHYYITSALIDDTGTVIGTYQKTHLFDREAEIFRPGNTLPVFKTKFGNIGLMICYDLEFPEVARTLKIKGADLLIIPLANMSPYEDYQITYLKSRAMENELPIALCNRIGSEEDTFFFGHSAVVNSKGKVLLKMGSKEQISTVAISLEESKDQKLNYLMHRRADLYK, encoded by the coding sequence GTGAATATTACAATTGCTCAGTTTTGTCCTGTACTAGGCAATAAAAAAGAAAACATTCGAAAAATAAATGACTGTATCAAGCAAGCTGCAAGCGAACAGGCTGACCTTGTTGTCTTTCCGGAACTTTGTTTGACAGGTTATTTTATTTGGGATGATATTAAGGAGCTAGCTGAATCCGTCAGTGGTGAAAGCTTACAGCTTTTCCAACAAAGCTGCAGGGATCACAGCATCCACGCCGTTATATCTTTTCCTGAAGTAACAATTAACGGGCATTATTATATTACATCAGCTCTTATAGATGATACCGGAACTGTAATTGGTACGTATCAAAAAACACATCTTTTTGACAGGGAAGCTGAAATCTTCCGCCCAGGCAACACTTTACCTGTTTTCAAAACCAAATTCGGAAACATTGGATTAATGATCTGCTATGACCTTGAATTCCCTGAAGTGGCCCGAACTTTAAAAATAAAAGGAGCGGATTTACTCATCATCCCTCTTGCTAACATGAGCCCTTACGAAGATTATCAAATAACGTATTTAAAAAGCCGTGCTATGGAAAATGAACTTCCAATTGCCCTATGCAACCGAATAGGCTCTGAAGAAGATACATTCTTTTTTGGACATAGCGCAGTCGTCAACAGTAAAGGAAAAGTTCTTCTAAAAATGGGTAGCAAGGAACAAATATCGACAGTAGCTATTTCTTTAGAGGAATCAAAAGATCAGAAGCTTAATTACCTTATGCACAGAAGAGCGGATTTGTACAAATAG
- a CDS encoding APC family permease has translation METKRNQAVPTLKLSHIVLFGLAYMTPMIVFGIYGLLAETTHGLVSTAYIVALAAMLFTAYSYGKMTKAFPIAGSAYTYTRKSINPYVGFMIGWAVLLDYLFLPMVIWLIGAVYLHTAFPNIPLWTFVLAFIFITTVINIIGLKAAASVNTLMMIFQLLVVGIFISLSIIYLIKGSSPFALFSFNPFLNEHLTFSFVAAGASIACYSFLGFDAVTTLSEETINPEKTMPKAIFLITLIGGIIFIGASYFLQLVHPDYTSFKNIDSAAFEIAVQIGGNLFSSIFLAGLIIAQFASGLSAQTSGARLLFAMGRDGVLPAKIFGYLHRKSKTPLMNILFIGGISLLAVKLDVSTSTSFINFGAFLTFIFVNLSVIFHYYFTLKNERKNRFLLYFLIPAIGAALDFYLFINLDKHALVLGSVWTAIGLVYLTFLTKGFKLSPPEMDFDEEEITKPSSLVHQKAAEKTL, from the coding sequence ATGGAAACAAAAAGAAACCAAGCAGTTCCAACTTTGAAGTTGTCACATATTGTTTTGTTTGGACTTGCTTATATGACACCAATGATTGTATTTGGTATTTACGGCTTGTTGGCTGAAACCACCCATGGACTAGTTTCCACTGCTTATATAGTGGCTTTAGCTGCTATGCTATTTACCGCTTATAGCTACGGTAAAATGACTAAAGCTTTTCCTATTGCAGGGTCTGCTTATACGTATACAAGAAAATCCATAAATCCATATGTCGGATTTATGATTGGATGGGCTGTTTTACTAGACTACCTGTTTCTTCCTATGGTTATTTGGCTTATCGGAGCTGTTTATTTACATACAGCTTTCCCTAACATTCCTCTTTGGACATTTGTACTAGCCTTTATTTTTATTACAACTGTTATCAATATAATTGGCTTAAAAGCAGCGGCGAGCGTCAATACATTAATGATGATTTTTCAATTGCTCGTAGTCGGTATTTTTATTTCACTAAGCATTATATATCTTATAAAAGGCTCATCACCTTTTGCACTCTTTAGCTTTAACCCATTCTTGAACGAGCATCTTACATTTTCGTTTGTAGCCGCTGGCGCTTCCATTGCTTGTTATTCTTTTTTAGGATTTGATGCTGTTACAACTCTATCTGAAGAAACCATTAATCCTGAAAAAACAATGCCAAAAGCTATCTTTCTTATTACACTAATTGGAGGCATCATTTTTATTGGAGCTTCTTATTTTCTACAGCTTGTTCATCCTGACTATACATCTTTTAAAAATATTGATTCAGCAGCATTTGAAATTGCCGTACAGATCGGCGGCAATTTATTTAGCTCTATTTTTCTAGCTGGATTAATTATTGCTCAATTCGCATCTGGCTTATCTGCTCAAACAAGCGGAGCCCGTTTATTATTTGCAATGGGAAGAGACGGCGTACTTCCCGCTAAGATATTTGGGTATCTTCATCGAAAATCAAAAACACCCCTAATGAATATTTTATTCATAGGAGGCATTTCATTGCTGGCTGTTAAGCTTGATGTAAGTACATCTACTTCATTTATTAACTTTGGAGCATTTTTAACGTTTATTTTTGTAAATCTATCGGTCATTTTTCACTATTACTTCACGTTAAAAAATGAAAGAAAGAATCGTTTTCTTCTGTACTTTCTTATACCGGCTATCGGAGCAGCCCTTGATTTCTATCTCTTTATTAATCTTGATAAACACGCCTTAGTGCTAGGAAGCGTCTGGACTGCCATAGGACTTGTGTACTTAACTTTTCTTACAAAAGGATTTAAGCTTTCTCCTCCAGAAATGGATTTCGATGAAGAGGAAATAACGAAACCTTCCTCTCTTGTACATCAAAAAGCTGCTGAAAAGACATTGTAA
- a CDS encoding ankyrin repeat domain-containing protein: MEKNSVNKAIRNAIKRGDINSVKELIGSNAEILHTMTPFGSWLHIAAKKGQMEIVEYLVHKGIDVNTKGDIFDASPLRVAAGEGHVEIVQYLIQSGAELDVSLAKRNPLFAAIYGGHKKVVGYLVNQGIDISIQYTSENIKKMDAYRYAKEFGQIEIAKYLKQKLNEKVQKRVLKD, encoded by the coding sequence TTGGAGAAAAACAGCGTCAATAAAGCAATAAGAAATGCAATTAAACGTGGTGACATTAACTCAGTCAAAGAATTAATAGGTAGTAATGCAGAAATTCTACACACCATGACTCCATTTGGTAGCTGGTTGCATATAGCAGCAAAAAAAGGACAGATGGAAATAGTAGAGTATCTAGTGCATAAAGGAATCGATGTAAATACAAAAGGTGATATATTTGATGCTTCTCCCTTACGAGTCGCAGCAGGTGAGGGGCATGTAGAAATAGTACAGTACTTAATCCAATCTGGAGCAGAACTAGATGTAAGCTTGGCAAAAAGAAATCCTTTATTTGCAGCAATTTACGGTGGTCATAAAAAAGTAGTTGGATATCTAGTTAATCAAGGTATAGATATTTCCATTCAATATACCAGTGAGAATATTAAGAAAATGGATGCGTACCGATATGCTAAGGAATTTGGACAAATAGAAATTGCTAAATACTTAAAGCAAAAGCTGAATGAAAAAGTACAAAAGAGAGTGCTTAAAGATTAA
- a CDS encoding Imm6 family immunity protein yields MTNANFNSLTEHDKVIFFLGLSEKVVPVLSRTEDQILAQEVICKCWEWLKDKENSGDTLYELLDHEENGITIIQETSDNKTDVIAWDCIIDAVAFTSRKAFEREGVEYYPEPIALVDDTLVEHFINGFERCIENAGSYIERLTSLLNDDTNRKTVNDLRTKVLRELQIRQ; encoded by the coding sequence ATGACTAATGCTAATTTCAATAGTTTAACAGAGCATGATAAAGTCATATTTTTTCTGGGGCTTTCAGAAAAAGTTGTGCCTGTACTTTCTCGTACGGAAGATCAAATTTTAGCTCAGGAAGTTATATGTAAATGCTGGGAATGGTTAAAAGACAAAGAAAATAGTGGAGATACTCTTTATGAATTATTAGATCACGAGGAAAATGGTATCACAATAATTCAAGAGACGTCAGATAATAAAACAGATGTTATAGCCTGGGACTGTATTATTGATGCAGTTGCCTTTACTAGTAGAAAAGCATTTGAAAGAGAAGGCGTCGAATATTACCCCGAACCCATTGCTTTAGTTGATGATACATTAGTAGAGCATTTTATAAATGGTTTTGAAAGATGTATAGAGAATGCAGGTAGTTACATAGAAAGATTAACTTCTTTATTAAATGATGATACGAATAGAAAAACAGTGAATGATTTGCGAACAAAAGTGTTAAGAGAACTACAAATACGACAGTAA
- a CDS encoding immunity protein YezG family protein — translation MELKLNNIYQKVADNLKEMIQEDWRDIYLYAEVGEGSQTTYFFYYPKGSDEPIYSHDIPELFEVSEQSYLVLLDKQLECFRELLDVFIENKQEIWTSLNLHLGHDGKFEIDYGYEDILTVDPYEQQVIWEYKYLGIISEDEYDKKIIKKFLS, via the coding sequence ATGGAATTAAAGCTTAATAATATTTATCAAAAGGTGGCCGATAATTTAAAGGAAATGATACAAGAAGACTGGCGAGACATCTATTTGTATGCAGAAGTAGGAGAAGGTTCTCAAACAACGTATTTCTTTTATTATCCAAAAGGAAGCGATGAACCTATATATAGTCATGATATACCTGAACTATTTGAGGTGTCAGAACAGAGCTACTTAGTGTTATTAGATAAACAGTTAGAGTGCTTTCGTGAGTTGTTAGATGTATTTATAGAAAACAAGCAGGAGATATGGACAAGTTTAAATTTGCATTTAGGTCATGATGGGAAATTTGAGATAGACTACGGGTATGAAGATATTCTTACTGTTGACCCGTATGAACAACAGGTGATTTGGGAGTATAAGTACTTAGGGATTATTTCAGAAGATGAATATGATAAAAAGATCATAAAAAAATTTCTTTCCTAA
- a CDS encoding ankyrin repeat domain-containing protein, with amino-acid sequence MDNKERAVKTYDLIKNGDTEQAKEILITDKRLLEFITPFGTWLHVAARAGSLDMIKFLVEYGMDINTNEGVPKSAPIAHAASVGEFSIVQYLYDRGAVLDVSDSSRNPLFSAIYGGHLDIVKYLVQSGIDITVTYTGDTMKNMDAYEFAIERGQIEIAEYLKQKVDSKWN; translated from the coding sequence ATGGATAATAAGGAAAGAGCAGTTAAAACTTATGATTTAATTAAGAACGGTGATACAGAACAAGCAAAAGAGATTCTGATTACAGATAAAAGGCTGCTTGAGTTTATAACTCCTTTTGGAACGTGGCTACACGTGGCTGCTAGAGCTGGTAGCCTTGATATGATAAAGTTCTTAGTTGAATACGGGATGGATATTAACACAAATGAAGGTGTACCAAAGTCAGCGCCAATTGCACATGCAGCGAGTGTAGGTGAATTTAGCATAGTTCAGTACTTATACGATAGAGGTGCAGTATTAGATGTAAGCGATTCGAGTAGAAATCCTTTATTTTCAGCGATTTATGGCGGTCATCTTGATATTGTAAAATACCTTGTTCAGAGTGGTATTGATATTACTGTAACGTATACAGGGGATACGATGAAAAATATGGATGCCTATGAATTTGCGATTGAACGAGGACAAATAGAAATTGCTGAATATTTAAAGCAGAAGGTGGACAGTAAATGGAATTAA
- a CDS encoding tetratricopeptide repeat protein, which produces MEMNDQLHQRIVKLCEEGDRFAELKQMSEAIASYQRALELVPEPKEKWSAATWIYGTLGDTYFLIKNYEDAIRSLEYALKCPAGNENPFLLLRLGESFCELGEFEKAKAYLYKAYQIEDYKIFFQEDDKYFKLIIELI; this is translated from the coding sequence ATGGAAATGAACGATCAACTTCACCAGCGAATTGTCAAGTTATGTGAAGAAGGTGATCGATTTGCTGAACTGAAACAAATGAGTGAAGCGATTGCTTCTTATCAACGAGCACTTGAATTAGTTCCAGAGCCAAAGGAAAAATGGTCAGCGGCTACGTGGATTTACGGAACTTTAGGTGATACATACTTTTTAATAAAAAACTACGAAGATGCTATACGCAGCTTGGAATATGCCTTGAAGTGTCCGGCCGGAAATGAAAATCCTTTTCTGTTGTTGCGGTTAGGGGAAAGTTTTTGTGAGCTTGGAGAGTTTGAAAAAGCAAAAGCGTATTTGTACAAGGCTTATCAAATTGAAGATTATAAAATCTTTTTTCAGGAAGATGATAAATACTTTAAACTTATTATAGAGTTAATTTAA
- a CDS encoding immunity protein Imm33 domain-containing protein, whose amino-acid sequence MKKFIRNIGDKVVVVQAEHELKMQVESLFRIFETIEREKWTDGFSIQIGWSNFIVSVKNEEYYILSPDYSGNPFEDYTEDLTLSLWAQLEQVHFLRKLNMKNGEGVSFRDKVVVAKNILEVDSIYLQRSGGAERGDSGWYIGPVHEEDDTEELEAFYVYQLLKIRPSLIQVLALPYEYMVIFERDQVKAVLNERDEDILSGGRNDTN is encoded by the coding sequence TTGAAAAAATTCATTAGAAATATAGGGGATAAAGTAGTCGTAGTTCAAGCAGAACATGAATTAAAAATGCAGGTTGAGAGTCTATTTCGTATCTTTGAAACGATAGAAAGAGAAAAATGGACTGACGGGTTTTCGATACAAATAGGGTGGTCGAACTTTATTGTTTCTGTAAAGAATGAAGAGTATTACATTCTTTCACCGGACTATTCAGGGAATCCCTTTGAGGATTATACAGAAGATTTAACGCTTTCTCTATGGGCGCAGTTGGAACAAGTTCACTTTTTGCGCAAGTTAAACATGAAAAATGGTGAAGGTGTCAGCTTTAGAGATAAAGTCGTGGTAGCTAAAAATATACTAGAAGTAGATAGCATTTACTTACAAAGAAGCGGCGGAGCTGAACGAGGAGATTCTGGCTGGTACATAGGGCCGGTACATGAAGAAGATGATACAGAAGAGCTTGAGGCTTTTTATGTTTATCAATTATTAAAGATTCGTCCATCCCTTATTCAAGTTTTAGCGTTACCATATGAATATATGGTGATTTTTGAAAGAGATCAAGTGAAGGCAGTATTAAATGAAAGAGATGAAGATATTTTGAGTGGAGGAAGAAATGATACAAATTGA
- the imm47 gene encoding Imm47 family immunity protein, translated as MVGSRNLMNSIWFGEKTTLSQAEIKEHLLKSHTERDILFNLIELYKIGDFTQKPLLIQLMNGTQDEAVLNLCIRVFFAIATHDDLRDSNNLRFLSKSTEETVDTFASAATTSLSLEVVPYLLALLEDWNEIDDTAIIIKDSLDFFLDYEAKIGEEATAEEIGDYYVEYCNENDPESYYFQQNVAFPGDLTKKLVQRAMSAAHNEEPLKMELIPSLLSILTGEKVPGDYRTIMNASYYKKMMEYIYNLSIKSWEKGQKYFYGYKL; from the coding sequence ATGGTAGGCTCAAGAAACCTTATGAATAGTATATGGTTTGGTGAAAAGACCACTTTATCTCAAGCTGAAATAAAAGAACATCTATTGAAAAGCCATACAGAAAGGGACATTTTATTTAATTTAATCGAGTTATATAAAATAGGGGATTTTACTCAAAAGCCGCTATTAATTCAATTGATGAACGGGACTCAAGATGAAGCGGTTTTGAATTTGTGTATAAGGGTCTTTTTCGCTATCGCAACACATGACGACTTAAGAGATTCAAATAATCTGCGATTTTTGAGTAAAAGTACCGAAGAAACGGTTGATACGTTTGCATCCGCAGCGACAACATCACTTTCTCTTGAAGTAGTTCCGTATTTATTGGCTTTACTTGAAGACTGGAATGAAATTGACGATACGGCTATTATCATAAAGGATTCGCTTGATTTTTTCCTTGACTATGAAGCGAAAATCGGAGAAGAGGCGACTGCCGAGGAAATAGGAGACTATTATGTTGAGTATTGCAATGAGAATGATCCAGAAAGTTATTACTTTCAACAAAATGTAGCTTTTCCCGGAGACTTAACAAAAAAATTAGTCCAAAGAGCGATGAGTGCAGCACATAACGAAGAACCATTAAAAATGGAGTTGATTCCATCTTTATTATCCATTTTAACTGGGGAAAAAGTGCCTGGAGATTACCGCACAATTATGAATGCAAGCTATTATAAAAAAATGATGGAGTATATTTACAATCTTTCCATTAAAAGCTGGGAAAAAGGACAAAAGTATTTTTATGGGTATAAGCTATAG
- a CDS encoding ankyrin repeat domain-containing protein, whose amino-acid sequence MEITQMTKAIRGAIKGGHLNKVRDLLEKEPEMLTWVTPFGTWLHVATAHGHLEIVQYLIRAGIDVNAQGGTFSTNALERAAAKGHIDIAKYLINHNIKIDISEPDKNPLFAAIYNGHFEMVKLLVENHINISITYSGENMKEMDAYAFAIERGQIEIAEYLKRKLK is encoded by the coding sequence ATGGAAATAACTCAAATGACAAAAGCTATTAGAGGTGCTATAAAAGGTGGTCACTTAAATAAGGTGAGAGACTTACTTGAGAAAGAGCCAGAAATGTTAACATGGGTTACACCTTTTGGCACATGGCTACATGTAGCGACAGCTCATGGTCATTTAGAAATTGTACAATACCTTATTCGTGCTGGAATAGATGTTAATGCACAAGGAGGAACTTTTTCTACCAATGCCTTAGAAAGAGCGGCTGCAAAAGGACATATAGATATTGCTAAGTATCTTATTAACCATAATATTAAAATTGATATCAGTGAACCAGATAAAAATCCGCTGTTTGCTGCTATATATAACGGTCATTTTGAGATGGTTAAACTGTTAGTTGAGAATCATATTAATATATCGATTACATACTCTGGTGAAAATATGAAAGAGATGGATGCTTATGCATTTGCGATTGAACGAGGACAAATAGAAATTGCTGAATATTTAAAGAGAAAGTTGAAATAG
- the cdiI gene encoding ribonuclease toxin immunity protein CdiI has translation MQKIVELFHDIDCTLSPMISFYSALSDQKFLKVLHYFSEETGYGNEYYTCTFSGDLEPWEEGYVENGIEFLDGTGDTDKSVIVDYETFLTYLHKICHVYMEDHAHDKEKVMALLHKIKQNHSNED, from the coding sequence ATGCAGAAAATCGTAGAATTATTTCATGATATAGATTGTACGTTGTCTCCCATGATAAGTTTTTATAGCGCTTTATCAGATCAAAAATTTTTAAAAGTCTTACACTATTTTTCAGAGGAAACTGGTTATGGAAATGAGTACTACACTTGTACATTTTCAGGAGACTTAGAGCCGTGGGAAGAGGGCTATGTGGAAAACGGCATTGAATTTCTAGACGGTACGGGTGACACTGACAAAAGTGTTATTGTCGATTATGAAACGTTTTTAACTTACTTGCACAAAATTTGCCACGTATATATGGAAGATCATGCCCATGATAAAGAAAAAGTGATGGCTCTTTTACATAAAATCAAACAAAATCATAGTAATGAAGACTAG
- a CDS encoding immunity protein YezG family protein → METEINQFYREISETVNEMIPTQWTKIYFYAQISETGGGTCFFYNTLENEKNYKYSLEIPYEYDIDKEFYKMKDRALFELSNRLRNVFKDNQQELWYSFTLSVNSDGKLKVHYDYTNWFDTDYSFDDQLVIWEYKYLGTEPDDSESKTLINKYLNEYPNNPI, encoded by the coding sequence ATGGAAACAGAAATAAATCAATTTTATAGAGAAATTTCTGAAACAGTGAATGAAATGATTCCTACACAATGGACAAAGATTTATTTTTACGCTCAAATATCCGAAACGGGAGGAGGAACTTGCTTTTTTTATAATACCCTTGAGAATGAAAAGAACTATAAATATAGTTTAGAAATTCCTTATGAATACGATATTGATAAAGAATTTTATAAAATGAAGGATCGAGCTTTATTTGAGTTAAGTAATAGATTAAGAAACGTTTTTAAAGATAATCAGCAAGAACTTTGGTACTCTTTTACACTATCTGTTAATAGCGATGGCAAATTGAAGGTGCATTATGATTATACAAATTGGTTTGACACGGATTACAGCTTTGATGACCAGCTAGTGATTTGGGAATATAAATATTTAGGAACAGAACCAGATGATAGCGAAAGTAAGACTTTAATCAATAAGTATTTAAATGAGTATCCCAATAATCCAATTTAG